The window tctatgcccctcccctgctcgcgctctctcaaaataaataaacttaagggaaaaaaagactgtcttctacaaaaactgacagaattcacAAGGGATATTAGCGATTGAGGCCACTACtccttatattaaaaataaaacttaagactTAGAGAACAATAATCCATATTAAGGCGTTTCTGAACAAAGCTTCAAAGGTCAATAATGGGTTTTTTTTACAGGTGAGTCACAAACCAAGTCCACAAAGTCAAATTTTAAGGAGATGAAATTCTATTTATCTCCAAGTAGAACATGCTTTCTCTGACCACTGATTTAGACACCAACTGCTCACCACTGGGCCCAAATTCTCAGTACATCCTGCTCACCCTCACTCCACATATGGTCTAAGATGGCTACACGGAAGTGAGACAGCATATTATAAAAAGGATTTGGCATCAAgatatctcaaaaataaggacTTAAAGGGCATCGTGCTATTTTTCTCACCTGCCAATCCAATTTACATTTAGTCCTTTTagggaaagataaaaaaggaaagtacTTCCCACTAAGCTTTtttcaacacaagaaaaaaatgcaaagacatggggcacctgggtggttcagtcagttaagcgactgacttaggtccaggtcatgatctcacggttcgtgagctcaagccccacgccaggctctgtgctgctggctcaaagcctggaccctgcttcggattctgtcttcctctgtctccacccctcccccattcatgctgtctctcaaaaacaaaggcgaaaaaaattttaaatatttaaaaattaaaaaaaaaaaaaaatgcaaaggcaaaAAATAACCTAGAATTTCTTCCCTTTATCTTAAGGACTTCCCAGAGCCAGAAAAAGCTGAAAAACAGAACTTTAATACCAACAAGGTCAACACTCACCTTGCCCCAGATACCCCAGCACTAAACTCAGATCTTGTCCTCTAAGGTATGGGTAATGTATCCCCAgttacaggggaaaaaatgaaggagCACAAATGGTGAAGCATCTCCCTCCATTACCTGTCTTCAGAACCATACAGCTAAGTACTGACAGCCCAAAATCCAAACTCCGACAATAGCAGCAGCTGCCATTCTTGCAGTGCTGGCTTCCTTTAAGCACTGCTAGAGTAGACATGCCCCCTTGGCAAACAGTGCTCAAGGGGAGAACCAGAAACATCTTTAACCCCCGAAGAGCATCAAGAGAAACCTCCCAACACAGATGATAGAACTCACTATGCAACTCAAGTTTCTgatgcagtttttaaaagtcaacaagGGCACCTAGCTGGTTTAGTAGGTGAAACATGTGACTCtcgacctcagggtcatgagttcaagccctacactgggtgtagagctaactttaaaaaattaaaattaaaaacgattttaaggggcacctgggtggctcaggcagttaggcatcccacttcagttcaggtcatgatctcacggttagtggattcgagctccacattgggctttgtgctgacagctcagcgcctggagcctgcttcagattctgtctccctctctggccctctcctgctcacactctcaaaaataaacactaaaaaatttaaaattaaaaaaaaaaaaaaaaaaaaccattttaaagataaacgggaggggcatctgggtgattccacaggttaaggctctaacttcagctcaagtcatgatctcgcagttcatgggttcaagccccacattaagctTTGTGGGGACAAaattgagcctgcttcggattctttttctctctctgcccctcctccactcactctctctcaaaaacattaaagaagaaaagtcagCTAGGGAAATGCTGAGAAGTGGCCCTGTAGGGTGAGAGCAAGCATTGGCTCAAGGGCTCTGCTGAAGAGCTAAGGTACCTGCAGCCACTTTAGACTCACCACTGAGGCCCATGGGATTAGCCTTATCCCAGGACAACCACCAGTCCAACCTCTTTTCTGGGCaaggacccccccctccccaaaacagAAAGAAGTTAGCATTAGATAAGGAGACCAGTACTTTCCTACTGAGGAATCAGGAGACAGATTGCGACTGGCACCCAGGAAAATgcaggggggtgaggggaggactTTCAGAAGCAAACCACTAGGTGTGGTCCAGTATTTCCCAGGTTAAGCATGAACTTGGGCTAGAGTGAAATAACTTCAGTAACTTTTCACTCCCCTCTTCAGTTGCAGACATCAGAAACTGTACCAGGCCAGGAACAGAACCTGactgaaaagtaaacaaacatcGCCCTCTTTATATTTACCAAAACAAGGTAGAGATGAGAACCGACCAagattttttcttcccctttccaaaaGAGGATACCAAAGTCTGGCCCTACTCAGTGGAGCAGAAGGAACCACACACTCCATTTTGCTGAATCCTGTCCACGATGAGGGACAACCCACTCTCCTCTAAATCTTTCGAGCCGAGCCAAACCACACTAACACTTGATTTTTCAAAAAGCCCACAAGCAATCAAAAGATCCTCAGTTAAGCTTTTACCACCATTCTGAGCTTCCAATGTGCTCCCTTTAGGGGTTATCAAGAAACTGGTACAAGTGCCAACCTCTCTGTCCCCGGCCTGGAAAAGGAGCCATTTTTAGCTTTAGCTTTAGTGTTTCATCATATAAAATACTGAAGCAGTGTCCACTTAAAGAGACCCTCCAAATCTTTCCCCTTGTAAATTACATGTAAACGTTTAATCAGAGCTATGAAGGATGATTTAGATTTACCACTACTCCAGGCTGCATGCACTGGTGACACTACCTTGCTAATTGTACCAGTTCTATTTAAGGTACCTAATTATTCCTACAGCTGCATTCCTGGTCCCCAAGCATTTCACCCTGAAAAAGAGGAACGTGAGGCTCTGCAGAGCATGATCCTTTCTCTGTCAATCAGTTAAGACTATGTTGCCACACTACCAAATACCACAAACCACAACTTACCTTTcctaagagataaagaaagatagATTTACCTTTACAGTAACACAACACAAAATACAACGGGTTCTAACAATCTAATACTCACAATAAAATAACCCAAGAACATCacgtgattttattttttaaaaaactgaagtgCTCTCATTAAATCTCCTGAACAGAAACAATATATTACAAAAAGTAATTTCAAATCCAATAATCAAATTAGGGATAATTTCAGAGTTCAGCTTTTGAACGCATCTTCTTACCTAAGGCAATATACAAAACTGCCAGCTTTAATTCTAAACGGATACATCATAAAAACACACAACAGCAccaaaaactgaacagaaaatcTAGGGGACATTCGTATTTTTGCATGACCTAGGCAAAGAGCTTGGCATACAGAAGCACCAAAAATGGTGCCATCCCCCAGCTTCAAACAAAAAGCAACTGcaacaaacaaatgaacgaacTGTAGTACCTCTCACACAACAAAACGCTACTcagcaaaaaataagtaaaaaattaaaaaaggcagAATTCACACCTTCAGTATGAGCTCAAGGGATCAATCTCAGAAACATGGGAAGTGGatgaagccaggcacaaaagaccgCATACCATAAAGCTCTACTCATGACCTAATGGAAATGAGAAACTATATACTACACACGGCAATCCGATCAGTGGTGCCACGGGCTTGGGTTGCAGGTAGATGCTTTCTCTTAATGTAGGTTTATCAAATTTGAGCTACGATTCTTAAGAAGACTGACTacacaatatccaaattatactCCAAGAAAGGAGTTTTTAAAACAGGTATTAAATACTTCAAAATTCTCTGGATGAAAACAAGACCCATTCCAGACAATGCTTAACACCCTCAAGCACTGATAAATGTTAGAGTAATTCACTCAAAAGTCAAAATTTAAGGAACTCACCTACATAGAATCAAAGTTGACCACTGAGACAACATTTAATCGTTTCCTTTTTCTCGCAAGCCTAGACTGAGTTCCTCCTTCCCTAGAATTAACATTCCATTCACcagtttgttttcaaattactgtCCCCCAAAACTGCAAATTCCACCCAGGAAATCTCACAAGAAGGGACATTTTTCCTATAGAATGCTGCCACCATTTCCACATTCTTACACAAAAATGAGAACCTGAAAAGGCACCCCACAGCCTGTGCTTCAACTTGTTTTCACAATTCTGAAGTGCACAAAGTCCACTACTGTCACCAGCAGCTTCTACAAGTTTGAAAACGTttgatttaattacatttttcctAAGATTAACAAATTCAAATCCTTTCTCCATAGGAACCTTAACCCCACCCCAAAAGGCATCAAATCCAAATTTCCAAATCTTCAAAATCGTAAGACACAAAATGTAACGCCATGGTTACTGAGAACGCACAAAGAGCAAGAACCTTTACTTATAGATCTTCCGGTCACTGGGGGGTGGGAGATTAGCCCCAAAAAAACACTATCATAAAGCACAAATCTACCGACACAAACTCTGGTAACACGTTTCCTGCCAATAATATACAATCAGGTAGATGGCAGCTCTGAAAGCAATTATTCGAGGTTGCTAGGGAAGAACAGTACGTTAACGCGCGCACAGATTATTCCCATCAGCTGATTTTCAACGCACTTAAATGCTACCAAAGTACCTTGGTCTAAAGTTGCCTAACTCTCAAGAATCCTTTCCAGGAGCTGCTCACGTCGGTCTGTGGCACCAAACCATAAACCCTTTTCTTCCCTGGGCGACTTCTGCGATGAGAAGCTGCACCCCTCTCggcttctcaacctcagcactactgacactCGGGGAGGGGGAGCACGGTCTCCTGCAGAGCAGGATATCCAGCAGCCCCCTCTCGGCGATGACGTTCAAAACTGCCCCCCAGCGTCAAATGTACCCGAGGCAGGCGAAGAGGGGGTCAAACGCCCCAGCTGAGAATCCGTGCTCTGGCCAGGCCACCCCCGGAGCTCTCTACCCACCAAATACTCCAGGCACTCGGCGGCCGGGTTCGGCAGCAGAAAAGGCTCGGGCAGTCCGGGCCGGGGTGTCTACCTCCCTAGCAACGGAGGACTCAAGCCCTGACGCAGGCTGCCCTTCCCCTCAGGCGGCAATGCAGCAAGGTTATCTTTACCTTTGTAGAGGTTGGTGACGGCGGTGGCTGCGTTTTGGAAGGGGACCCAGAGAGAAAGTCCTGGCTGCTGACACACTCGGTCTGAAAAAGTGGGTGAGGGGtgcaggggagaaaaaagaaacacaaaagacagagagagagagggagagacacagagaaagagatgttATTTGGGCGTCAATCACTCCGAACGGCCATATTAGGTTTCGCCATTTTGTTCCAGGGTTTCGGGATCCCACACTCGCTGCGAGGACGGCAGGCAGGGGGTCGCGGCGGGGACGAGGCCGAGCCGCGGGGCTCAGAGGTGCAGCCCCCCGGGGCCGAGCCGCGCCCGCCGAAGGCGCCCCCTCCCAGTCCCCGCCCCGAGGCCGGCTCCGGGCACAATGGCCGGCCCCGCCGCCTGCCTTCGCCATTTTGTGAGTGGGAgcccctccccggccctcccGGCCCGAGGGGCGCCGGCAGCCGGGCCCGAGGCGCGGGCGGGCCCCCCGGCGGCCCCAAACGGGGGCGCCCCCAGCGCCGGCCCCTGCTcagccgccgcccgcccgccgggcCCGCCCCCCGCGCCGCCATCTTGTGaggagggggcggcggggcggTGGCGCGGCGGCAGGGCCAGGGCGGCCGCCCTCAGGGCTCTCCGCCGGCCGGCCGGccccgaggcggcggcggcggcggcggggcggcggcggcaaGATGGCGGCGGCGGGCCTCACCTTTGTAGAGCTGGGCCACGGCGGTGGCCGAGTTCTGGAAGAGGTGCCACAGCTTCTGCTGCTTGTGCTCGGGCTGCGCGgcggccgccgcctcctcctgCAGCTCAGGGGGCAGCTGCTCGTCCTGCTCGGCCTCGGCCAGGCACTGCCGCTCCCACTTGGAGAACCAGTGCTCGGGCCCGTGCTCCTGGATCTCGGCCTCGCCCTCCTCCTTCCGCTCCTCCATCCTCCGCGGCCTCCCGCggcctcgccgccgccgccgcgtccTCCTCAGGCGGGGCCCCCGCGGGAGCGTCGTCGTCGAGCGGCCCGGCGACGGGGCCCAGCGACCGGCGGCGGCTCCTCGCGGCGGCCCAGACCTCCTGCACCCCGACGGCCTGCGAGCCCCGCCCCAAGGCCCCACGCAGCCCGGGACGACCCCCGCCCcgggcctccccacccccgggcTTCGCGGAAGGTCGCCGCGGCCCGGACGACTGCCGCCGCACCTCGCGTCGCCGGCCCGAACCCGTCTACCGCCCGCCCATGGCGCCGCGGCCCTCCTAAGGCCGCCGCCGCTGACCGCCTAGCCCGCCGCACAGCCCGGCCTATGCCGCCGAGCCCACCCCGAAGACTGAGGAACGTCGTCGTCGCCGCCGCCGTCGACGCCTCTGCGGCTGCTGGTCtccgccctcccccgcccacaTGCTGAGTGGGGAAGCACCGCCCACTCGGCTTCAGCTCTCCGGCCCGGTTGGGGCGCGCCCGCTTCGAGGACCCCCATTGGCCCAATCCGACCGGTTCCGCGTGCCGGCCTCTGAATACAGCTCCGTGATTGGTTCTCCGGCCTGTCTGCCTGACGTAACCAATGGGCGGGGGAAAGGGAGTATATGTCGGGaaggatggaggaggagggggaggagctgaCAGTGGTTGCGTCCAAGCCaacccggggtggggtggggagagataaAAGGTACGCATGCGCACTCGCTTGCTCGCGGCTGGGCACAACCACCCCGCGGGGCGTCCAGTCGGGGTCACGTGACCCGCCCTAGCGACCGCGCCCCGCGGGGGCTTTTCAGGCGCTTCCCGGCCTCAGGGGAAGCAAAAGTAAGTCGGGCCTCCGCGCCTCGGAGTCGCTGGGGTGTCGGGGGTGGCAGCCAGCCTGCTCCAGCCCTTTGGGCTTCCAAAGGGGAGGAGGGAcgtggagaaagagaaggaaacgcCCAACTTGTGTCCAGCTTGGCAGAGTGCTCCCCCATCTGTTTATTTCAGTGTCCCATTTCTCTCACGGGCAATTTGGGCCTCCGAGCTCGAAGAAAAACTCGCAAGTTGCAAGGCCAGCGGGCTGGTCTTCGGGCACAGCGTCCCGTGTCGCGGCCGCCAGTCCACCCTGGAGGCCGCCAGCGCAACGGAGCGCGGGACGGGGAGCCCAAGCCGGGGTGGGTGGCGGCCCCGCACCTGTCCCGACAAGCACGCTGCGGGGCCAAGTGCGGGCAGCCTGCGTCACGCGCCAGCCCCCGCCTCCCGCGGCCGGAACCCGCGTGGCCGCGCCGAGTGGACGGCGCGGCCTCCAGTTAACCCGCGCGGCGCGGTGACCCTGTTGCCCCTGCGACCCCGGGGCACCCCAGTGGAAGCAGCCACGCAAACGGGCGATGATCGCACAGAGGCAAACCCGCCACCCCAGACTCCGGCGTCAGGGGCAGGAGCCACCCACGGCTGGAGAAGTCGGCCAGGCCACTATCCCCCACTAGCTGCCACCTCGAGCACCCTCCTCACTTTGACCTACAGGATATGGGTCCGCCTCCTTTATTTTCACCTGACACCGTCCCCTGCTTGTCTTGTGCTGCCCATTCACACTGGCCTTCTTTATGTTTCCCCAGGACACTAAGCTCTtttctgccacagggcctttgctctcATGGTACGCTCTCTCTGGACTCTTCCCCCGCCCCTCAGTTCTCAAGGCTCAGCTCAAATGGCCTGTAAGCACAGAGCTCTTGTCATACCAGCCTTGTTACAGTAGAGCCCTCTACTCTCCTATTGCCTGGTTTTACTGTTTCATACCCCGTATCACTACATGAAATGATCTACTATTGATGTGTTTTCTTACAGGACTGCTGTCTCCAAAAAGTAACTTCTTCAAGGTCAGAATCTTGGCAGTCTTCTTCCTGGTTGGATCTTTAAAAAGATAGGTAAGGTTTAGGAAGAAAGGGGGTTGAAGGCCACGCAGAAAGTACGTGCCAGGCAAAAGTGGGTGTTAGAGGGGAACCCCAAGTTTTCAGGCAGCCAGAGTGGGAGCAGCAGGCCATGAATGCATTTTGTCCATCCACTATCAGAGGCACACAGCCTGGGGCTTACCTCTTTTGCACAAGCACAGCAAAAACTATCTGTTGATTCTGTAATATTAGAAGAATTTTTTCAATGATTACAAtagaaaaacatctgaaaatctgttatttttatggcaaagaaattttttttaacatattttttgagagacggagagagacaaagcaggagcaggggaggggcagagagagggaggcatagaatccaaagtaggctccaggctctgagctgtcaccacagccccacacagggctcgaacccacaaacctcgagatcatgacctgagccaaagttgagcacttaaccgactgagccacccaggcgcctgtatggcaaaaaatgtttaatttgagGGCATTTTCATAGAGATTTTTCTGAGACTTGCCAAGGTCTTAAatgagtgttctctctctctctcttcctctcttcctccccctccctacccccagaCACACAGAGATGACTCTGGAGACCCAAGCTATTGGTCAGTTTCATTCTAAACTGCTGTTTATAAAACCTAAGCAGCATTATTACACGTCAATACCTGCTGGGTGCTCATAGCCAACCTGCAAGGGCTATGGGATGAGGCTCACCTGTGGCTACTGTAAAAACAGTATATGGCCTATGCTATGATGGCGGAAAGTTAGATTTGTAAGGAGGATAAATGGGTATTTCCCAGTGGTGGAATTTCAGAGgacttcctgggggggggggggggggggaagcattgCTAGACCATGAAGCACAGCCAAGGCTCCTGGAAGGCAGAGGCCCCTCAGAGCACTGGGACACGTTAGTTGAAAGGCACAGAGATacaaagcacctgggtggctcagttggttaagtgtctgacttcagcacaggccatggtctcacagcttatgggttcaagccccacatcaggctctgtgctgacagatcagagcctggagcctgtttcagattctgtgtctccctctctctctcttcccctcccccgctcatactccgtctctgtccaaaataaacaaacattaggggcacctggttggctgagtcggttgggtgtccgacttcagctcaggtcaccatctcgcggtccgtgagttcgagccccgcatcgggctctgggctgatggctcagagcctggagcctgcttccgattctgtgtctccctctctctctgcccctcccccgttcatgctctgtctctctctgtctcaaaaataaataaacgttaaaaaaatttttttttaaaaaaacaaaataaataaatattaaaaaataaaataaagggatggggcgcctgggtggctccgttggttaaccgtgtgacttcggctcaggtcgtgatctcatgatccgtgagttcgagacccgcgtcaggctctgtgctgacagctcagaacctggagcctgcttctgattctgtgtcaacctctctctctgaccctccccccattcatgctctgtctctctctgtctcaaaaataaaacgttaaaaaaaatttttttaattaaattaaattaaattaaattaaattaaataaaggggtgcctgggtggctcagttggttaagcgtccgacttcagctcaggtcatgatctcacggtttgtgggttcgagccctgcgttgggctctgtgctaacagctcagagcctggagcctgtcccggattctgtcttccttgctctctgcccatcccccattcacactctgtctctgtctttctcaaaaataaacaaacattaaaaaaataataataaaaagaaaggcaCAGACATGGAAAAGGCTTACAAAACCAGTAATAATCTAGTTTGACTTgaacccctttttttttctttctattgatGAGATAGTGCCATCTAGTTTGGCTTTCTAAATAACTTTATAGGCACTTCCTGTCTGAATGACCTTGGGCACATTAGTAAGACTCTTTGAGCAtcaaaaatggagatgataacagAAATTCCTGAGGTTTGCTTTCAAGATTCaatgagaataaatgagaaaagaactgAGTTCCTCACACATCCACAAAATTACTCAATAAAGActggcactaaaaaaaaaaaaaaaaaaattagtcctcAAGGGGCCTGAGAAAGTGATCCTGGATTAGCCTCCAACCTTGGAATTGGGAGGTTTATAGGAGCCACAGTGCATGTGACATCTCTCAGCTAAACTCTGGAAACTTCACATCCATTTAAAGTAAGTAGCATTTGATGACTGAAGAAAATGTGAGTTAAtgtatactttcttctttttttttttttccataggctccatgcccaacgtggggctggaactcaggaccccaagatcaagaatcacaagTTCCACAGACTAGGGCAGCCAGGTGCCACTGCACTTTGATTTTTAACACCTTCCAGACTTTTAGGTATGTATacataaagactttttttttaagtttttttttttaacattcatttattttttttttattttttttttttaacgtttatttatttttgagacagagagagacagagcatgaacgggagaggggcagagagagagggagacacagaatctgaaacaggcaccaggctctgagctggcagcacagagcccgacgcggggctcgaactcacggatcgcgagatcgtgacctggctgaagtcggacgcttaaccgactgagccacccaggcgccccaacattcatttatttttgagagagagagcgtgagtgggtgaggggcagagagagacagagacacagaatctgaagcaggcttcacgctctgacctgtcagcacatagcccgatgcagggctcgagcaaacctcgagatcatgacctgaaccaaagtcggatgcttaactgactgagccacccaggcacccctatatgtaAACACTTTTAAACACAAAAGATATATTACACAGCTTGTTATGAAATTgaccttttattttccattttgtaatatatcttggacatcttttctttttttaaaattttttttttcaacgtttatttatttttgggacagagagagacagagcatgaacgggggaggggcagagagagagggagacacagaatcgaaacaggctccaggctctgagccatcagcccagagcctgacgcggggctcgaactcacggaccgcgagatcgtgacctggctgaagtcggatgcttaaccgactgcgccacccaggcgccccttggacaTCTTTTCCATGCCAAc is drawn from Leopardus geoffroyi isolate Oge1 chromosome E3, O.geoffroyi_Oge1_pat1.0, whole genome shotgun sequence and contains these coding sequences:
- the LOC123589087 gene encoding uncharacterized protein LOC123589087, which produces MPPSPPRRLRNVVVAAAVDASAAAVGPPRLGVAGVSGVAASLLQPFGLPKGRRDVEKEKETPNLCPAWQSAPPSVYFSVPFLSRAIWASELEEKLASCKASGLVFGHSVPCRGRQSTLEAASATERGTGSPSRGLLSPKSNFFKAPCPTWGWNSGPQDQESQVPQTRAARCHCTLIFNTFQTFRNTAVWKQSLAVACGGTREVVGGAEDKHQRFYSQTCIPPVHVGARSGSAWKRGELKFQRYTHQVWTAVGG